From a single Syntrophorhabdaceae bacterium genomic region:
- the recN gene encoding DNA repair protein RecN, whose product MLAYLSVKGFAIIDELRVEFGEGFNVITGETGAGKSIIINALSTLMNTKVSADVVRSGATQAEITGHFINKNEEYILKRVVASTGRSRAFLNDEPVTLTKLESIGGMQISIYGQNEFQHLLDKENYVGIIDNLLSLTEEQKALAEKVDALKKIGALLDHKKSEAQGRQREIELMEFQIDEIEKKNVQQGEEEAIRERLKVLKSAEKISNVLEEIGQGLRDGDNSAQALLKRSMSLLKSLGGIEAMEGLRRKIEALSFDVEDIILQMRNIERTLLLDQEEMEKLEERLTDIFKLKEKYGKTFQEIVSYAEGARAKLAYLNTLATDIEGLEAEKGSLEKDVWARAQQLSAKRKKGAAGIEREIVHELEFLSMKGLKFEVMITDRGFVDRDGRDDVELMISTNPGEPLKPLRKVASGGELSRIMLAIKKVIGGEEEKTLIFDEVDAGIGGRVADMVGKRLNELARKQQVLCITHLPQIAAYGDHHFLVEKESGKERTKTSISELKGAIRVREIARMMGGERITEKTMERAEEMLSHDQESTR is encoded by the coding sequence ATGCTTGCCTACCTCAGCGTAAAGGGTTTTGCGATCATCGATGAGCTCCGAGTTGAATTCGGGGAAGGCTTTAATGTCATCACCGGTGAGACGGGCGCCGGTAAATCGATTATTATCAATGCGCTGTCAACGCTCATGAATACGAAGGTTTCCGCGGACGTGGTACGGAGCGGTGCTACTCAGGCAGAGATAACGGGTCATTTCATCAACAAGAATGAAGAATACATTTTGAAACGTGTGGTCGCTAGCACAGGCAGGTCGAGGGCCTTTCTCAACGATGAGCCGGTCACGCTTACGAAGCTTGAGTCCATTGGGGGCATGCAGATCAGCATTTATGGGCAAAACGAATTTCAGCACCTCCTTGATAAAGAAAATTATGTGGGAATCATCGATAATCTCCTTTCGCTGACGGAAGAACAAAAGGCCCTCGCGGAAAAGGTCGATGCCTTGAAGAAGATTGGGGCTCTGCTCGACCACAAAAAATCGGAAGCTCAGGGAAGACAGAGAGAGATCGAACTGATGGAATTTCAGATCGATGAAATCGAGAAAAAAAACGTACAGCAGGGCGAAGAAGAGGCAATCAGAGAAAGGCTCAAGGTATTGAAGAGCGCCGAAAAGATTTCGAACGTGCTCGAAGAGATTGGCCAGGGTCTCAGGGATGGGGACAATTCGGCGCAAGCCCTTCTCAAACGATCCATGAGTCTTCTCAAATCGCTAGGCGGCATCGAAGCCATGGAGGGCTTAAGAAGAAAGATTGAAGCCCTCTCCTTCGATGTTGAAGATATTATCCTTCAGATGAGGAACATAGAGAGGACACTCCTGCTTGATCAGGAAGAGATGGAGAAACTTGAGGAGCGACTCACCGATATTTTCAAGCTGAAAGAGAAATACGGAAAGACCTTTCAGGAGATTGTGAGCTATGCTGAGGGCGCTCGTGCAAAACTTGCATACTTAAACACCCTTGCAACCGATATTGAGGGCCTTGAAGCAGAGAAAGGAAGTCTTGAAAAAGATGTATGGGCGCGCGCTCAGCAACTGTCGGCAAAGAGAAAGAAAGGGGCTGCCGGTATTGAAAGAGAGATCGTTCACGAACTGGAATTCCTTTCCATGAAAGGACTCAAGTTCGAGGTGATGATTACGGACAGAGGCTTTGTGGACAGAGACGGTCGGGACGACGTAGAGCTCATGATTTCGACCAACCCGGGAGAGCCCTTAAAGCCGCTCCGCAAGGTGGCATCAGGCGGGGAGCTATCGCGAATCATGCTCGCGATCAAGAAGGTCATCGGCGGCGAGGAAGAAAAGACTTTGATCTTTGATGAGGTGGATGCCGGAATCGGGGGCAGGGTAGCCGATATGGTGGGAAAGAGACTCAATGAACTCGCCCGAAAACAGCAAGTACTCTGCATCACACATCTGCCGCAGATAGCGGCGTATGGAGACCACCATTTTCTCGTCGAAAAAGAGTCCGGAAAAGAACGGACCAAAACGAGCATTAGCGAACTCAAGGGAGCGATTAGAGTGAGGGAAATAGCCCGCATGATGGGAGGAGAAAGGATTACCGAAAAGACTATGGAAAGGGCGGAGGAGATGCTAAGTCATGATCAGGAAAGCACGCGTTGA
- a CDS encoding N-acetyltransferase gives MIRKARVEDIKKIHTLVNLSASSGEMLPRPLGELYDNLRDYFVCEEGGEIVGTGALHICWEDLAEIRSLCVAEVVRKRGIGRMLVEACIEEARRFNMGKIFLLTYQVEFFERCGFHVSDKKVFPQKIWSDCIKCAKFPECDEIAMIKEI, from the coding sequence ATGATCAGGAAAGCACGCGTTGAGGATATCAAAAAGATTCACACCCTTGTCAATCTTTCCGCATCAAGCGGGGAGATGTTGCCAAGGCCTCTTGGGGAGCTCTACGATAACCTGAGGGATTACTTTGTCTGCGAAGAAGGGGGAGAAATTGTGGGTACGGGCGCCCTCCACATTTGTTGGGAGGACCTGGCGGAGATACGGTCGCTCTGTGTGGCCGAGGTAGTGAGAAAACGAGGCATCGGCAGGATGCTTGTCGAAGCCTGTATCGAAGAGGCGAGGCGCTTCAATATGGGCAAGATATTTCTCCTCACGTATCAGGTGGAGTTTTTTGAGCGCTGCGGGTTCCACGTGAGCGATAAAAAGGTCTTTCCGCAAAAGATATGGTCGGATTGTATCAAATGCGCCAAGTTTCCCGAGTGCGATGAAATAGCCATGATCAAAGAGATATAG
- a CDS encoding NAD(+)/NADH kinase, translating into MKTIHVACKRGKDEAIRIAGELIKTFGKSVEIFVEEETASRLAYGKSFEMEHVGEGADLIVVLGGDGTLLNVSRHGKGKEVPILGVNLGGLGFLTETSLEELPATIAKVLKGDYGISKRIMLDVTVKREGKGIFAMSVLNDAVITKDALARIIDIETYVNGEYLTTYKADGLIFSTPTGSTGYSLAAGGPLLYPSLPNIIVTPICPHTLTNRPIILEESVEVRAQLKSSEEKVILTLDGQIGFPLEYDDEVLIGRSSYAVHLIKSSSRGYFEILRTKLKWGAR; encoded by the coding sequence ATGAAGACTATCCACGTTGCCTGCAAAAGAGGAAAAGATGAGGCCATACGCATCGCGGGAGAGCTCATCAAGACCTTCGGAAAGTCGGTAGAGATTTTTGTAGAAGAGGAAACGGCATCGCGACTCGCCTATGGGAAATCTTTTGAAATGGAACATGTCGGGGAAGGAGCAGATCTGATTGTTGTACTCGGGGGTGACGGTACCCTTCTCAATGTGTCGAGGCACGGCAAAGGAAAGGAGGTGCCCATCCTGGGCGTCAACCTCGGTGGCCTTGGTTTCTTGACAGAAACGTCCCTGGAAGAGCTTCCAGCGACAATCGCCAAGGTTCTCAAGGGAGATTACGGCATCTCAAAAAGGATCATGCTCGACGTGACGGTGAAAAGAGAGGGAAAAGGTATTTTTGCCATGAGCGTGCTCAACGATGCGGTGATTACAAAAGACGCGCTTGCAAGAATCATCGACATCGAGACCTATGTGAACGGCGAGTACCTCACCACATATAAGGCTGACGGCCTTATCTTCTCGACGCCCACGGGATCCACGGGGTATTCTCTGGCAGCGGGTGGACCCCTCCTGTATCCATCGCTTCCCAATATCATTGTGACCCCCATCTGTCCCCACACGCTGACCAATAGGCCCATCATCCTTGAGGAAAGCGTGGAAGTGAGGGCGCAGTTGAAATCCAGTGAGGAGAAGGTCATACTGACCCTCGACGGACAGATCGGCTTCCCACTCGAATATGACGATGAAGTGCTTATAGGAAGATCCTCATATGCGGTCCACCTTATCAAGTCTTCTTCCAGGGGATACTTTGAGATACTGAGAACAAAACTGAAGTGGGGTGCCCGGTAG
- a CDS encoding TldD/PmbA family protein: protein MDITKAKDAIDSKFDSYELYYLKERIKKFESKEKEICGIEFKEEEGIALRAIKDSRMAFAYTYDREGALEALLKNTSALIPITEKDEQRSFPGPYSEYSSLSLYDEEGLAMNDANKTGLLIDMEKGIREYDKRIMTVRNCELQEIEFEAKIRNSNGLTAEGKKTLYVMSALCVAKDQDEVSWYDWSWANRFTELEGKQLGEKIAEKTISLLSSKQIGTGVYEGILKPQAACDMLGILSDSFLAESLFKNKTRLKAKEGTRCFSDVLSIIDSGKLGVDAFGFDGEGVPSRENLIVINGYFETFLYDSYYGRKFGVASTANSVRGGVKDLPKCGPRGLFVKQGERSLEGAFRNGVVIEELMGTHTANSVTGDFSLGALGYLCKNGQKTPFQGVIMSGNVFEVLKNVREVGNDLKFYGVFGSPSLFVANLKISGT from the coding sequence ATGGATATTACCAAAGCAAAGGATGCAATAGATAGCAAATTCGACAGCTATGAACTCTACTATCTGAAAGAGCGGATTAAGAAGTTCGAAAGCAAGGAAAAAGAGATTTGTGGGATCGAGTTCAAGGAAGAGGAGGGGATCGCGCTCAGGGCCATCAAGGACAGCAGGATGGCATTTGCTTATACCTATGATCGAGAAGGCGCCCTGGAAGCGCTCCTGAAGAATACCTCCGCGCTGATACCCATCACGGAAAAGGACGAACAGAGGTCTTTCCCGGGGCCCTACAGCGAATATTCGTCGCTTTCGTTGTACGATGAGGAAGGCCTCGCAATGAATGATGCGAATAAAACCGGCCTGCTCATTGACATGGAAAAGGGGATAAGGGAGTACGACAAGAGGATCATGACCGTGAGGAATTGCGAACTTCAGGAGATAGAGTTCGAGGCGAAAATCAGGAATTCGAACGGGCTCACCGCGGAGGGGAAGAAGACGCTCTACGTCATGTCTGCGCTCTGTGTCGCCAAGGATCAAGACGAAGTTTCCTGGTACGACTGGTCGTGGGCGAATAGATTCACGGAGCTCGAAGGCAAACAGCTGGGAGAAAAAATCGCTGAGAAGACCATCTCGCTTCTCTCAAGCAAACAGATCGGTACGGGCGTGTACGAAGGGATTCTCAAACCGCAGGCCGCCTGTGACATGCTCGGCATCCTTTCGGACTCGTTTCTGGCGGAGAGCCTGTTTAAGAATAAGACGAGGCTCAAGGCCAAGGAAGGCACGAGATGTTTCTCCGATGTGCTAAGCATTATCGATTCCGGCAAGCTCGGTGTGGATGCTTTTGGATTTGACGGAGAGGGTGTTCCATCACGGGAGAACCTTATTGTCATAAACGGTTATTTTGAAACATTCCTTTATGATTCCTACTATGGACGCAAATTCGGTGTGGCTTCAACGGCAAACAGCGTCCGGGGAGGGGTTAAGGACCTGCCGAAATGCGGGCCCAGGGGCCTGTTTGTGAAGCAGGGAGAAAGGAGTCTGGAGGGGGCGTTCAGAAACGGAGTCGTTATCGAAGAGCTGATGGGTACGCATACGGCGAACTCTGTAACAGGTGACTTCTCCCTCGGCGCACTGGGTTATCTCTGCAAGAACGGCCAGAAGACACCCTTTCAAGGTGTGATTATGTCAGGTAATGTCTTTGAGGTGTTAAAGAACGTTAGGGAGGTGGGAAACGATTTGAAGTTTTATGGTGTTTTCGGTTCGCCCTCGCTCTTTGTTGCGAATCTCAAGATAAGCGGCACATAG